Within the Pseudomonadota bacterium genome, the region GGAGGATCATGTTGAGTCAAAATATACTTTGGGACCCGGAACATGGGATACACTTGTCCGCCACAAAAAAAAGCACGTGGCAAAGGGACAGGGCTTTGGTTATGGGCTTATTGAGCCGCCCTTTAATAATAAAACCACAAGGACGTTGTCTGCCCGGTATCACAAGGACGGTGCAGAAATATTGATTTACCAAGGTGATGATAAGCGGCCGAGAAGATTAACGCCCCTTGAATGCTGCCGGTTGATGGGCTTTCCAAAAGATCTCCAAAGACATTTTGATCGACGTGACAACGAGAAAACTCAACCTGTATCTGATACTCAAGCCTACCGCCAATTTGGAAACTCAGTGTCTGTACCGGTGGTAACTGATATCGCCAAGTTGATGTGCGAGACATTGGAGCGCGCTAAGAACCCGTCTTTCAGAAAGGTCTCTTGAGAGCTTGGTTGATATCGTCGACAGAAAAACCCGCAGCCGCATGATGGCGGGTATTAAGGGGACGGATACAAAGCCCGAGCTATTAGTTCGAAAAGGTCTGTTTAAGCTGGGGTTTAGGTATCGACTACATGACAAAAATTTGCGCGGTAAGCCGGACATAGTTTTTGCGCGACTCAAGGCGGTGATATTTGTACACGGTTGCTTCTGGCACGGACACAATTGTCCGCTTTTCAAATTACCCGCTACTCGAACCGATTGGTGGAAAGGGAAGATTGAACAGAACCGAGCCCGTGATATGAGGGCCCAGAACGAATTGGCGGCTCTGGGATGGAGGCAGGCTGTTGTATGGGAATGTGCCCTTAAGGGAAAACACCGTCGCAATCCAGATGAGGTTATCAAAGAATTGGCAATGTGGTTAAATGGTCACGAACGGACATATGAAGCCCGAGGCTCCGCCATATGATCGAGACAATACCCGCTCTCGTCGGCCTGTTACGTTCCCACGGTGCCCATCGGTTTTATGCGAAAAGGTTGTCGCCAAACGACAACTCGAAAAATCAGGTTTATCTGGGCGGGGACTTTTCAGCGCTTAACATAATTCCTCATCAGAAAGTGTATGTTGATGATGGCGATATCGCGGGCAGTAAACGAGATAGAGCAAAGGCTAAAATCTTGTTCTCATGGGTCGATGAAGATGTAAAGCATCCAGCGCCTTACGCTCAATTAATTCTTTATCCAAAATATCCTGAAGTACGAATGTCCGGGTTTCTTCGGGGATGCCGGGACGCTCCGGCAGCAGTCATGCGCAATCGAGACGAGGGACGTGTGATGTTCTTTGGGGTTACCCACGCCGGAGAAGTGCTGGGCTATGCGGTAGGGCGACAACATCCTCTTGCTCGCGAAATTCACGGTAGTGAACGCCTGCACGAAAACGGTGTATTCTTAGAAATTCCCTCAGACTTTGAGGCAGGTAATACTAAATCGCAATTACTAGCGTCCCTGAAAAGAATTTATCAAAAGCACTGGATACAATCAAAAAGGCTGGGACCGGACAATCTTCCACAACCTTATAAGGCCTCAAATGGAGGCGGGTACACTTTAGAAGCCGAATTGGGTATCCCACCGAATGGGCATGCTAAGCCTGATTATCTTGGCTGGGAGATAAAACAATTTGGAGTCGAAGACTTTATCAAATTTCGCGCCAAAGGCGCTGTTACGCTAATGACACCCGAACCAACTGGCGGCTTATATCGTGATGTCGGTGTATTGGAATTTATGAAACGCTACGCGTATCCGGACCCAAAAGGAAAACCAGATCGTTTCAATCTTGGAGGTACTTACAGGTGTACGACGCGAGACTTTCATCACCGAACAGGATTACGTCTTGAATTACACGGTTACGACACGCCGACCGGCATAATTACTGATATGACTGGCGGTCTCGTTCTGAGTTCACGAGACGGTAATGTCGCAGCAATGTGGGGCTTTACGAAAATGATGAAGCATTGGAATCGCAAACACGCCCAAGTCGTATACGTACCATCATTAAGAAAAAAATCACCCCCAGAGTATTGTTTTGGTCCTAAAGTTTTTATTTGTGAGCAAACTGATTTTACTCTTTTTTTAAAAGCTGTCTCCGACGGTATTGTCTACTATCAACCCGGAATAAAGATGGAGCGGGCCTCCGAAGAAAAACCGGCTATAAAGAGGCGTAGCCAATTTAGGATCAAATACTCTCATGTGAGGCAAATGTATCACGAACACGCCCAGATCGAACTCTAGTACGGAATCCGATTAGTCGCGTCTGCCGTTTAAAATCGCGTAAAGTGCGATCAATCAAAAAAACACCTGATGTTAATAATGATATAAAAAAGGCATTTTCATAATCGCCGTTGGCTTGAGCTTTAAATATTCTTTTGTACGCGGTATCACATTGCTTCAGGGTCCAAGCTTGCGATATCCCATCTGATGGATTGCTGTCTGCCAATTTCCGTAAGTTCTTAACCTGCGGTTCATTTTTGGCGCTGTTAGCAGCTCCATCGTTCTCTAGAAATCCGATATTTGGTCGACAAGCACGAGAATGCAGGCACCCAAAATAGTTGTTGAAAGGAAAAATTTAAAAATAAATTCCAGCACTCTTGTTCCTTCAGCGGGTTCTTCTCAGCATTCTTCGCAAACGAAAAATCCAAATTGACAATAAAATGATGATCAATGGTTGCACAATTATGAACACCCATATATTTAGTGCTTCATACGATATTCCAAAGAATCTGGCCGTTTGTACCAACAGAACGACACAATAGCGGAATATTGCGTCAATCCAGTCTATTCCGGAACCATTCACGGCTTTAAGAGCTCGAAAATACTCTTCGTCTGCGCCCTGATGCCCTGCATTCAGAACAAATAAACCAAGTATAAACCCTACTAGCACAGCAATTATTAGGCAGAGTATTATGGTCAGTTTTCTCATTCGCGCATTGTGTCAAATAACAAACGCGTTGTGTAGAGGAGGGCACCTCCCAGCAAACTCAGTTATCCACATCTGCCCGTATTGAGAGTTTCGCCGTGTATTGGAGAGTCCCCAGTACACGCATTCGCATTGAAATTGTTACGGGGAGCAGAGAACAATGCCTTTACTTCATTCAAGGGTGACTTCCTACTTATTGGCAGTAGCTTTGATGTTTGGGATTGCTGGAAATGCATTGGCGGCAACCAATCCTTTGACGCTCAACGATCTCAGTCAGAATGTAGTGGTGGGTCGAAAGTAATAGAGGGTTGTTACAAGGAGAAAGACGGGGAATACACTAAAAGTGAATTTAGAGTATGTGTGAAGTGAGGGCTTAAACTTGGCCCCAGCTCCATCGCCGATATATCAACCTCTCAACAAAAGTCTCAATTCCATTTGAATTGGATCTTCTAGAAATCTTTTTTCATTGTTTTTTTCTTGCCGGGGATCTGAATACCCATGAGATTATTTAATTGCATTTTGCAGAAGGCATCCATTTGTTTATTATAATCCGGTATCGCCTTAAGCGTCCGGAATTGTTTGCCCAATTCTTTTTGGAACTGGGTATCTGCACGGCCCCATTCTACATCCGATTTAAGATTGTGTTTCTTTGTGAGCCAGGCTTCTAAGTTTTTAATGTGGACCTTAGCGTCAGCCATCTGTTGTGTATTCAGATATTGGATCGCATACGGTTTGCGAATTTCATAACAGTTTTTAATAGACATGTACTGATAATAAACATTCTTCAGCCAATTTTCCTCCTTTGCGTCCTCAGCGGCTTGCTCTTTCGCCATACGTATTTTCTTATCTCGAGCGGCTTTCTCTTTCGCCATACGTATTCTCTTAGCCTTAGCGGCTCTCTCTTCCGCCATACGTATTGCTTTAGCTCTAGCGGCCGCTCTCTCTTCCGCCGCCCTCTTGGCTTCCTGTTTTCGGGCTTCTTCTTCTGCTTGTTCCTGTAAATAACGAAGCCTACTCAATTGGCGCTGGGCTGGGGCAAACCCCTGTTCGGCAGCAAGTTTGTACCACTTCACCGCAGTCTTATGTTTATTTTTTGTTTGGTACAGACTACCCAGACTGAACTGGGCAAAGTTATTCCCCTGTTTCGCAGCAAGTTTGTACCACTTCACGGCAGTCTTATCGTTCTGTGGAACACCTTTTCCTTCGGCGTACATTTGACCCAGAGAATACTGGGCATTTGCTCTCCCTTGTTCGGCAGCAAGTTTGTACCACTTCACCGCAGTCTTATAGTTCTTTGGAACACTTTTTTCCTTTCCGCTTGCGTACATATCACCCAACTTTTCCTGGAAAAGGGGGGCCTGTTCGGCAGCAAGTGTGAACCACTTCAACGCAGTCTTATGTTTATATTTTGCTTGGTACCACCTACCCAGACTGAACTGGGCAGCGGCGAGTCCCTGTTCGGCAGCAAGTTTGTTCCATTTCGCAGCAGTCTTAAAGTGCTTTCGAACACCTTGTCCTCTGAAATACATTCGACTCAGATTGTACTGGGCAGAGGCATTCCCCTGTTCGGCTAAAGGTTTCCATTCACGCATAGCATTAGCGTAGTCACCTTTTTCATAAGAAGCAGAGCATTTACCCGCTATCGGCGAATGCGAATGTTTCGTCCCTGAAAGGCAAATCTTTATTGACTTAGCACTCGCACTAACTTTCACAGCGGCTTCCTTAGCAGCCGCTTTTTTTTGCGCTGTCTCGGTAGGGGCTGTTTTCTTTGTTGGCGTCGGCGCGGCGGCAACCTCAGGTTTTTGGGCTTTCGGTTGAGGTGCGTTTGTCGTGACATCAGAGTCAATTTTCTTAACGGGCGCGGCAGGCGTTTTTGCGACCTTGTGGGCAAACGGCGGTTTCACCCCAAGTTTCGTCATTGAGGTACCCAAAGCTAAAACAGAGCTCTTCAGCGTACCCAGGGGTTCCTTACCTGTAATCTTTTCATATTGTTTTACGAGTTTGGTCAGGCTATGAGAATTTGGGTCCAAGGGATTTTTAGAGATACTCAACTTTATCGTCTTGATCCCGTCTACAATCTTAGTCAGTGCAAGCCTTTTTTGCTCTTCCATTATAATTGCGCGAGCCTTGATCTCGGACTCCCTATAAGCCGCAAACGCTTTATTTCGTGACATGAATACTGTCAGTTTGCCAAAATTAGACCCCTTCTTCGTAAAACTACCGGAATCTATGTCCTGTTGCGCAGGCACAAATAACTCGGCCAGTTTCATGGCGTCGACTTTGTCGGGGTGTTTCTTGAAGAAATTTCGAAGATCGGCGATATATTGCTTCGCATCAACCGGGGCTTTGATCGCATTTACCGCGTTACGCTTCTTCTTCTCGGCATTAGCTTTAGCGGCTTTCTCTTTTGCCACGCGTATTTTCTTAGCTTTAGCAGCTTTCTCTTCCGCCATGCGTATTTTCTTAGCTTTAGCCGCTTTCTCTTTTGCCACGCGTATTTTCTTAGCTTTAGCCGCTTTCTCTTTTGCCGCGGCATCTGCCAGCCGCTTTTCTTCCTTCGCTACCAATTCAGCCAAGCGCGGTGCGAATTCACGAGTGCTTAGCTTACCGTCGCCCTTCGCAGCTTCCGCCTCAAAAAGTGCGAAATCGCGTTCTTGCAGGAACCGCAAGTTTGCAGCACCTGCGTTCTTATCATCGCCATCTGTCGTCATTGTGCCAAAAACACTACCTGACATAGATCGCCAGTCACTGCAGCTAAGTGACGTATCAGTAAGTGGCTTATTTATGGCAAAATTATCTACTTCACACGACTCCTCCCAAGTATCATTTTTGCATACATCTGGATCACAAACAGTCGATAAGTTGGCCTCACTAATTTTTCCGTCCTTGACAATGATAACAGCCGTGAACGTTGAGCTTCCGTTATAATCTACTGCTTTCCAACGACCATCGCCGCCACTCTGTGCCGCTACTGTGCCAGCAAAAAATATACAAGTAGAAAAAATTGAGGTGATAACCTGGATTACCTTAGTTGCGCGCATTGTTTTTTCCCTCGGGTTGTCCATGGTTATATTTTTTAATAGCTTCGGTCAGGTTCCTCAAATTCGCATTATACCGTATAAGGGCCAGTTCGTGTAGGGGAGGGCACCTCCCAATAAACTCAGTTATCCACATTTACCCTCATTGACAGTTTCGCCGTGTATTGGAGAGTCCCCAGTACACGCATTCGCATTGAAATTGTCACGGGGAGCAGAGAACAATGCCTTCACTTCATTTAAAATGGACTTCTTACTTATTGGCTGTAGCCTTTATGTTCGGGATTGCCGGAAATGCATTGGCGGCAACCAATCCGATGACGCTCAACGATCTCAGTCAGATCGTGCTTGGATTAAAGAAGGAAGTGGACCGGCTGAGTAAAGAAAACAAAACACTGTCCAAAAAGCTGGAACGGATTGAGACCTTAAGATACGCAGCACGTACCCCGTCGTCGGCGTATCAGATCGGTAATTCAGAAAGGCTTATGAAGGCACGTCTTTCGAAACCAGTGAGAGTAGCGTCCTTGGGTACAACGCGTGTTGCAGAAAAAAGCTCCAACAAAACGAAGACAAAAGAATTAGAAAACCGTATCACTGCTTTGGAAAAGAAATCGCATTCCGAGATCAGGCCTTATGTGCGGTATGATTTGGCGGTGGGGGAAGCTATCTTCGATGCATACCGAGGTACTAACAATGATACCGTTGGTAATCCCCATTTCGACAGCGCATTTTACCCATTAAGCGTCGGAATGGGATTGCAGCTTAATGACTCTTTACGGGGTGATATTACATTCGATTATTACGTAAAGGATCTACAAGTCGCGCGTGCGGGGAATGAAGACAAAAGTTTGTCTAACTTGTTTGTCTTGGCCAATGCGTACTACGATTTTAAACCTATTTGGACGATTTCCTTAGATAAGCGTAACTTTGATATTTCCCCCTATGTGGGTGGAGGCTTGGGTTTTTCCTATTTTTGGGGTGATACGATCCGGCCCATGTCAGACAACTATGCTCATTCACTAGCCGTGGCTGCCATGGCCGGCGTCAGCATAGATTTATGGGAAGGATTGTCAGCAGACATAGGGTACAGGTATGCACAACTTGGTTTTTTTGAATATTATACGATGACGAACAATGCCCTTAGTGACGCGCATCAAGATACTCGCTTGCAACGCCACGACTTCCGGATGGGTCTGAGATACGCGTTCTAAAGGGATAAGTAAAAGAGCAGCCATTTGTGCTCCGGTGATCCATGTTTGATATTTACATTTTCGGAAAATAATTTTTTAAATGGTATGAAACGCTATTAAATCCATCATTTTGGACATGATCAGATATTTCATCAAACTTTGCCTGAATGTCTGAATATTGCGCGAATGGTCCCAGGTTTTGAACTTCATCAAAATAGAAATATAAACCTCTGTATTTATATGCAGATGCCCAGCTTCCATTCGCAGTCTCTATAAACTCAACTTTCTCTCCTTCGCTGAGCACATCCTCAAAATCAATTGCACCTTCATAGGTGCCAAATATATTCACCCAGTCAAAACAGAATGCCTCTCTTATCGCTTCAATTACAAACTGTGCATCCTCAAATTGTATTGGGAAACTGAGCTTTGATCCTGCCACGGTT harbors:
- a CDS encoding very short patch repair endonuclease; translation: MVDIVDRKTRSRMMAGIKGTDTKPELLVRKGLFKLGFRYRLHDKNLRGKPDIVFARLKAVIFVHGCFWHGHNCPLFKLPATRTDWWKGKIEQNRARDMRAQNELAALGWRQAVVWECALKGKHRRNPDEVIKELAMWLNGHERTYEARGSAI
- a CDS encoding MvaI/BcnI family restriction endonuclease produces the protein MIETIPALVGLLRSHGAHRFYAKRLSPNDNSKNQVYLGGDFSALNIIPHQKVYVDDGDIAGSKRDRAKAKILFSWVDEDVKHPAPYAQLILYPKYPEVRMSGFLRGCRDAPAAVMRNRDEGRVMFFGVTHAGEVLGYAVGRQHPLAREIHGSERLHENGVFLEIPSDFEAGNTKSQLLASLKRIYQKHWIQSKRLGPDNLPQPYKASNGGGYTLEAELGIPPNGHAKPDYLGWEIKQFGVEDFIKFRAKGAVTLMTPEPTGGLYRDVGVLEFMKRYAYPDPKGKPDRFNLGGTYRCTTRDFHHRTGLRLELHGYDTPTGIITDMTGGLVLSSRDGNVAAMWGFTKMMKHWNRKHAQVVYVPSLRKKSPPEYCFGPKVFICEQTDFTLFLKAVSDGIVYYQPGIKMERASEEKPAIKRRSQFRIKYSHVRQMYHEHAQIEL
- a CDS encoding tetratricopeptide repeat protein, yielding MRATKVIQVITSIFSTCIFFAGTVAAQSGGDGRWKAVDYNGSSTFTAVIIVKDGKISEANLSTVCDPDVCKNDTWEESCEVDNFAINKPLTDTSLSCSDWRSMSGSVFGTMTTDGDDKNAGAANLRFLQERDFALFEAEAAKGDGKLSTREFAPRLAELVAKEEKRLADAAAKEKAAKAKKIRVAKEKAAKAKKIRMAEEKAAKAKKIRVAKEKAAKANAEKKKRNAVNAIKAPVDAKQYIADLRNFFKKHPDKVDAMKLAELFVPAQQDIDSGSFTKKGSNFGKLTVFMSRNKAFAAYRESEIKARAIIMEEQKRLALTKIVDGIKTIKLSISKNPLDPNSHSLTKLVKQYEKITGKEPLGTLKSSVLALGTSMTKLGVKPPFAHKVAKTPAAPVKKIDSDVTTNAPQPKAQKPEVAAAPTPTKKTAPTETAQKKAAAKEAAVKVSASAKSIKICLSGTKHSHSPIAGKCSASYEKGDYANAMREWKPLAEQGNASAQYNLSRMYFRGQGVRKHFKTAAKWNKLAAEQGLAAAQFSLGRWYQAKYKHKTALKWFTLAAEQAPLFQEKLGDMYASGKEKSVPKNYKTAVKWYKLAAEQGRANAQYSLGQMYAEGKGVPQNDKTAVKWYKLAAKQGNNFAQFSLGSLYQTKNKHKTAVKWYKLAAEQGFAPAQRQLSRLRYLQEQAEEEARKQEAKRAAEERAAARAKAIRMAEERAAKAKRIRMAKEKAARDKKIRMAKEQAAEDAKEENWLKNVYYQYMSIKNCYEIRKPYAIQYLNTQQMADAKVHIKNLEAWLTKKHNLKSDVEWGRADTQFQKELGKQFRTLKAIPDYNKQMDAFCKMQLNNLMGIQIPGKKKTMKKDF
- a CDS encoding outer membrane beta-barrel protein: MPSLHLKWTSYLLAVAFMFGIAGNALAATNPMTLNDLSQIVLGLKKEVDRLSKENKTLSKKLERIETLRYAARTPSSAYQIGNSERLMKARLSKPVRVASLGTTRVAEKSSNKTKTKELENRITALEKKSHSEIRPYVRYDLAVGEAIFDAYRGTNNDTVGNPHFDSAFYPLSVGMGLQLNDSLRGDITFDYYVKDLQVARAGNEDKSLSNLFVLANAYYDFKPIWTISLDKRNFDISPYVGGGLGFSYFWGDTIRPMSDNYAHSLAVAAMAGVSIDLWEGLSADIGYRYAQLGFFEYYTMTNNALSDAHQDTRLQRHDFRMGLRYAF